In the Numida meleagris isolate 19003 breed g44 Domestic line chromosome 5, NumMel1.0, whole genome shotgun sequence genome, one interval contains:
- the SP5 gene encoding transcription factor Sp5 gives MAAVAVLRNDSLQAFLQDRTPSASPDVAKHSPLALLAATCSRIGQPGAAPADFLPVPYEPTLGSPSRIFHPWGGEMPAHSPGGLPPPHPSLGLTPQKSHLQPSFGGGHELPLTPPADPSYPYEFSPVKMLPSSMAALPSACPPAYVPYAAQAALPPGYSNLLPPAQPCRQLSPNPPPEDLPWWSIPQAAAPPGCAHRFPAAAAALPRGLVLGHSDFAQYQTQIAALLQTKSPLAATARRCRRCRCPNCQAAAGSAPEAEPGKKKQHVCHIPGCGKVYGKTSHLKAHLRWHTGERPFVCNWLFCGKSFTRSDELQRHLRTHTGEKRFVCPECGKRFMRSDHLAKHVKTHQNKKLKAAADAVKREDGRDL, from the exons ATGGCCGCGGTCGCCGTCCTCCGCAACGACTCGCTCCAGGCTTTCCTCCAG GACCGCACCCCCAGCGCCTCCCCGGACGTGGCCAAGCACTCGCCGCTGGCCCTGCTGGCCGCCACCTGCAGCCGCATCGGACAGCCGGGCGCCGCGCCCGCCGACTTCCTGCCGGTGCCCTACGAGCCGACGCTCGGATCCCCCTCCAGGATCTTCCACCCGTGGGGCGGCGAGATGCCCGCGCACTCGCCGGGGGGGCTGCCGCCGCCGCACCCCAGCCTGGGGCTGACCCCGCAGAAGAGCCACCTGCAGCCCTCCTTCGGGGGGGGCCACGAGCTGCCCCTCACGCCCCCCGCCGACCCCTCCTACCCCTACGAGTTCTCCCCCGTCAAGATGCTGCCCTCCTCCATGGCCGCTCTGCCGTCCGCCTGCCCCCCCGCCTACGTCCCGTACGCCGCCCAGGCCGCGCTGCCGCCCGGCTACTCCAACCTGCTGCCGCCCGCGCAGCCCTGCCGCCAGCTCTCGCCCAACCCGCCGCCCGAGGACCTGCCCTGGTGGAGCATCCCGCAggccgccgccccgcccggcTGCGCCCACCGcttccccgccgccgccgccgcgctgccGCGGGGCCTGGTGCTGGGCCACTCGGACTTCGCGCAGTACCAGACGCAGATCGCCGCCCTGCTGCAGACCAAGTCTCCCCTGGCGGCCACGGCCAGGAGGTGCCGCCGCTGCCGCTGCCCCAACTGCCAGGCGGCCGCGGGCAGCGCGCCGGAGGCGGAGCCGGGCAAGAAGAAGCAGCACGTCTGCCACATCCCGGGCTGCGGCAAGGTGTACGGCAAGACCTCGCACCTGAAGGCGCACCTGCGCTGGCACACGGGCGAGCGGCCCTTCGTCTGCAACTGGCTCTTCTGCGGGAAGAGCTTCACCCGCTCCGACGAGCTGCAGCGGCACCTGCGGACTCACACGGGCGAGAAGCGCTTCGTCTGCCCCGAGTGCGGGAAGCGCTTCATGCGCAGCGACCACTTGGCCAAGCACGTCAAGACGCACCAGAACAAGAAGCTCAAGGCGGCGGCCGACGCCGTCAAGCGGGAGGACGGCCGCGACCTGTGA